A window of the Lepus europaeus isolate LE1 chromosome 5, mLepTim1.pri, whole genome shotgun sequence genome harbors these coding sequences:
- the CCDC163 gene encoding transmembrane protein CCDC163 — protein sequence MNQSLSWSEQLDVLLNATDRNVARIKQRLYPLEVTTAGKYSGDLAGTWISPRHLPPQSEVLAQHPWALETPSVSERRSWTGTYRPPSLWDEITLLRSQLQSQAQVTEALRQSVQGLLQEREQQKYKISALEASLKLLQGAPEDRTLSLDQRLEILRRELQGLRSQVQEQAQGQGQAGPGRGSQTRGLHQELQSERQLLWEESEILRQELKLLRDQLSQHQELLLKQVAEGRQAQARSWKVGPGPDLLYVGYWEANLGEGVSSWRGRGLVLPGPMIWQMLQQLQSGHKGHALEVAMTEVQDARREHNFLRTSDDVLQCKLPFATTMSLSSYSSEVNLPGGNGSWKLLKKLVRGKGRDPSSGGG from the exons ATGAACCAGAGCTTGAGTTGGTCTGAGCAGCTTGATGTGCTTCTCAATGCAACTGATAGAAATGTGGCCCGGATTAAG CAGCGGCTGTATCCCCTTGAAGTCACCACTGCAGGGAAGTATT CAGGGGACCTGGCTGGGACCTGGATTTCCCCTCGTCACTTGCCTCCCCAGTCAGAAGTGCTAGCTCAACACCCTTGGGCTCTGGAGACTCCCAGTGTCTCAGAGAGGAGGAGCTGGACTGGGACCTACCGTCCACCCTCTCTCTGGGATGAAATTACTCTTCTTCGATCCCAGCTTCAGTCTCAGGCTCAG GTGACCGAGGCACTAAGGCAGTCTGTACAGGGTTTGCTGCAAGAGCGAGAACAGCAGAAATACAAGATCAGTGCCCTGGAAG CATCACTGAAGTTGCTGCAGGGGGCGCCAGAAGACAGGACCCTTTCCCTGGACCAACGCTTGGAGATTCTGAGAAGGGAGCTGCAGGGCCTTCGGAGCCAGGTACAAGAGCAggcccaaggccaaggccaagcagGACCAGGAAGGGGCAGTCAGACCAGAGGGCTTCACCAGGAGCTGCAGTCTGA GCGGCAACTGTTGTGGGAGGAGTCAGAGATTCTGCGGCAGGAACTGAAGTTGCTGCGGGACCAGCTGA GCCAGCACCAGGAGCTGCTCCTGAAACAGGTAGCTGAGGGGCGGCAGGCTCAGGCCCGTAGCTGGAAGGTAGGACCAGGACCAGATCTTCTCTATGTA GGGTACTGGGAGGCCAATCTTGGGGAGGGGGTTTCCTCCTGGAGAGGGAGAGGTTTGGTTCTACCTGGGCCCATGATCTGGCAGATGTTGCAGCAGCTGCAAAGTGGTCACAAGGGTCACGCTCTGGAGGTTGCCATGACAGAGGTCCAGGATGCCCGGCGGGAGCACAACTTCCTCAG GACCTCTGATGATGTCCTCCAGTGTAAGCTGCCCTTTGCCACCACCATGTCTCTTTCTTCATATAGCTCTGAAGTCAATCTTCCAGGTGGTAACGGTAGCTGGAAACTTTTAAAGAAGCTAGTTAGGGGTAAAGGCAGGGATCCCAGTTCTGGGGGAGGCTGA